The Xenorhabdus doucetiae genome has a window encoding:
- the cytR gene encoding DNA-binding transcriptional regulator CytR: MEKKNCALATMKDVAKAAGVSTATVSRTLMNPDKVSARTRQKVENAVLEVGYYPHKLVKNLRRNDSRTILVIVPNISDPFFADVIHGIEETAAKHGYLVLIGDCRHQQQQEHAFINLLITKRIDGMVLLGSNMPFNVSKEEQKNLPPMVMANEFAPELELPTVHIDNLTAAFNATHHLQKLGHKRIACITGPETMPLCHYRLQGYIQALRRTGEEIREEYIIRGDFTHESGATLAENLLTLPKPPSAIFCHSDVMAMGAMWQAKKMGLKLPEDLSVVGFDNLNLAQYCEPALTTVKQPRYEIGHHSILLLLEQLQGRSVSKGSRLLEAELIIRASTCSPKS, from the coding sequence ATGGAAAAAAAGAATTGCGCATTGGCAACTATGAAAGATGTTGCCAAAGCGGCAGGCGTTTCTACCGCAACGGTATCAAGAACCCTAATGAATCCTGATAAGGTTTCTGCCCGCACGCGCCAGAAGGTTGAGAATGCGGTATTGGAAGTCGGTTACTATCCCCACAAGCTGGTCAAAAATTTACGGCGCAATGATTCCAGAACTATCTTAGTTATCGTTCCCAATATCAGTGACCCTTTCTTTGCTGACGTCATTCACGGCATTGAAGAAACTGCGGCTAAACACGGTTACTTAGTTCTGATCGGGGATTGCCGACATCAGCAGCAACAAGAACATGCCTTTATCAATCTTCTGATCACCAAACGCATTGATGGTATGGTGTTATTGGGTTCCAACATGCCTTTTAATGTTTCCAAAGAAGAGCAAAAAAACCTGCCGCCAATGGTGATGGCGAATGAATTTGCACCAGAACTGGAACTGCCTACCGTCCATATAGACAACCTGACCGCCGCCTTCAACGCAACCCATCACTTGCAAAAGCTGGGACACAAACGCATTGCCTGCATTACCGGACCGGAAACCATGCCACTGTGCCACTATCGCTTGCAAGGTTACATTCAAGCGTTGCGGCGCACAGGGGAAGAGATTCGTGAAGAGTATATTATCCGCGGTGATTTCACCCATGAAAGCGGAGCAACATTGGCGGAAAACCTGCTGACTCTGCCAAAGCCGCCAAGCGCTATTTTCTGCCATAGTGATGTCATGGCGATGGGCGCAATGTGGCAAGCTAAAAAAATGGGATTAAAATTACCAGAAGATCTCTCTGTTGTCGGTTTCGATAATTTAAACCTCGCGCAATATTGCGAACCAGCCCTAACCACAGTGAAACAGCCCCGTTATGAAATTGGGCATCATTCCATTCTGTTGTTGCTGGAACAACTTCAAGGCCGCTCAGTTTCTAAAGGTTCAAGATTATTGGAGGCAGAATTGATCATTCGTGCAAGTACTTGTTCGCCTAAAAGCTAG
- the priA gene encoding primosomal protein N' → MTVVQVALPVPLTRTFDYLLPTGLPLPPIGVRVRVPFGQRNAIGIVTGIADHSELPPEQLKFIAAILDAQSLFPHDLWQLLQWAVSYYHYPLGEVLFHALPILLRQGKPAEFSPLWQWQVTEAGREFPLTQLKRSAKQQKALAALHQQPVYRYQVVELGLSESALQALKKKSLIALHPIQPEAENWHAHFTTLGERLTLNTEQATAVGAIRAEDQTFSPWLLAGITGSGKTEVYLSVLENILAQGKQALILVPEIGLTPQTIRRFRERFNAPVDVLHSALNDSERLAVWLKAKRGENAIVIGTRSALFTPFAHLGVIIIDEEHDSSYKQQEGWRYHARDLAVFRAKKEGIPIIMGSATPALETLYNVQQGKYRQLTLTQRAGHAQPATQHLLDLKGLPLTVGLSQPLINRISEHLKADNQVILFLNRRGYSPALLCHECGWIAECQRCDHYYTLHQNYRHLRCHHCDSQRPIPRQCPQCGSTHLMPVGLGTEQLEEGISKLFPAIPVTRIDRDTTSRKGALEQQLAEVHQGGARILIGTQMLAKGHHFPDVTLVALLDVDGALFSADFRAAERFAQLYTQVSGRAGRAGKRGEVVLQTHHPEHPLLQILLEKGYDAFARQAMEERQQVHLPPFVSHILLRTEDHDNQQAPAFLQQMRQLFEHHPHYDDHLWIMGPVPALQAKRGGRYRWQLMVQHPSRIFLQKMMAGIYPQITALPQARKVKWNIDVDPTEG, encoded by the coding sequence ATGACCGTTGTTCAGGTGGCATTGCCTGTCCCTCTCACCCGCACGTTTGATTATCTATTGCCGACAGGATTACCTTTGCCCCCCATTGGTGTGCGCGTGCGCGTGCCTTTTGGTCAGCGTAATGCAATTGGTATCGTCACGGGGATCGCAGACCACAGCGAACTTCCTCCTGAACAACTCAAGTTTATTGCCGCCATTCTTGATGCTCAGTCTCTTTTCCCCCACGATCTCTGGCAATTGCTCCAGTGGGCGGTCAGCTATTATCACTATCCACTGGGGGAAGTTCTGTTCCATGCCCTGCCCATCTTGTTACGGCAGGGAAAACCGGCAGAGTTTTCTCCACTCTGGCAATGGCAGGTCACTGAGGCAGGCCGTGAATTCCCGCTGACCCAACTCAAGCGTTCCGCCAAACAGCAGAAAGCGTTGGCCGCTTTGCACCAACAGCCTGTTTATCGTTACCAAGTCGTGGAATTGGGCTTAAGTGAAAGCGCACTGCAAGCGCTGAAAAAGAAATCACTGATTGCCCTGCATCCCATCCAACCCGAAGCGGAAAACTGGCATGCGCATTTTACAACCCTCGGCGAACGGTTAACCCTCAATACCGAACAAGCGACTGCGGTAGGCGCTATCCGGGCAGAAGATCAGACCTTTTCTCCGTGGCTATTGGCAGGTATCACTGGCTCCGGTAAAACGGAGGTGTACCTTAGTGTGCTGGAGAATATTCTGGCCCAAGGTAAACAGGCGCTGATTTTAGTCCCTGAAATTGGCTTGACTCCACAGACTATCCGGCGGTTCCGGGAACGTTTCAACGCGCCCGTTGATGTCCTGCACTCAGCCCTGAATGACAGTGAACGGTTGGCCGTTTGGCTGAAAGCGAAAAGAGGGGAGAATGCCATCGTCATCGGGACACGATCCGCCCTGTTTACACCCTTTGCTCATCTGGGTGTTATCATTATCGATGAAGAGCATGACAGCTCTTACAAGCAACAAGAAGGCTGGCGCTATCATGCCCGTGATCTCGCGGTGTTTCGGGCGAAAAAAGAGGGCATCCCGATCATTATGGGTTCTGCCACCCCCGCCCTGGAAACGCTCTATAATGTGCAACAAGGCAAATATCGCCAACTCACCTTAACCCAACGGGCCGGCCACGCTCAACCCGCAACCCAGCATTTACTGGATCTGAAAGGCTTGCCATTGACGGTGGGGTTATCACAACCGCTCATCAATCGCATCAGTGAACACCTCAAGGCTGACAATCAGGTCATCCTGTTTCTGAACCGGCGTGGTTATTCTCCCGCCCTGCTCTGCCACGAATGCGGCTGGATCGCAGAGTGCCAACGCTGTGATCACTATTACACCCTGCACCAGAACTATCGCCATCTGCGTTGCCATCACTGTGACAGCCAGCGCCCAATCCCGCGCCAATGCCCGCAATGCGGTTCCACTCACTTAATGCCTGTCGGTTTGGGCACTGAACAGCTTGAAGAAGGAATTTCCAAGCTGTTTCCTGCTATTCCGGTCACCCGTATCGACCGTGATACCACCAGCCGCAAAGGAGCACTGGAACAGCAACTGGCGGAAGTGCATCAAGGCGGTGCCCGCATTTTAATTGGCACGCAAATGCTGGCGAAAGGGCATCATTTCCCGGATGTAACACTGGTCGCCTTACTGGATGTCGATGGTGCCCTGTTTTCTGCGGATTTTCGGGCAGCCGAACGCTTTGCCCAACTCTATACCCAAGTCTCCGGTCGGGCAGGACGAGCGGGAAAGCGGGGGGAAGTTGTGCTCCAAACCCACCATCCTGAGCATCCACTGTTACAAATATTATTGGAAAAAGGCTACGATGCTTTTGCCCGACAAGCGATGGAGGAGCGCCAACAAGTTCACCTTCCCCCTTTTGTGAGCCATATCCTGCTTCGCACAGAAGATCATGACAATCAGCAAGCTCCCGCATTTTTGCAACAGATGCGCCAACTGTTTGAACATCATCCACATTATGATGACCATTTATGGATCATGGGGCCTGTACCTGCATTACAGGCCAAACGGGGCGGCCGTTATCGTTGGCAATTGATGGTTCAGCACCCTTCGCGCATTTTCCTACAGAAAATGATGGCGGGAATCTATCCCCAAATCACGGCACTGCCACAGGCGCGTAAAGTGAAATGGAATATTGATGTTGATCCGACTGAAGGTTGA
- the rraA gene encoding ribonuclease E activity regulator RraA: MKYDTSELCDIYQDDINVVEPLFSNFGGRTSFGGQIITVKCFEDNGLLYDLLEENGHGRILLVDGGGSVRKALVDAELAQLAANNEWEGIVVYGAVRQVDYLAELDIGIQAMAAIPAGSNSEGAGESDIRVNFGGVTFFSGDYLYADNTGIVLSDVPLEIDEEPDVDSDDDQM; the protein is encoded by the coding sequence ATGAAATATGATACTTCCGAACTTTGTGATATATATCAAGATGATATAAACGTGGTGGAGCCACTCTTCTCCAACTTTGGTGGGCGTACTTCATTTGGTGGTCAGATCATCACGGTGAAATGTTTTGAAGACAATGGCCTGCTTTATGATTTACTTGAAGAAAACGGTCATGGTCGCATTTTGCTCGTCGATGGTGGTGGATCGGTACGCAAGGCACTCGTTGATGCAGAACTGGCTCAACTGGCTGCCAATAATGAGTGGGAAGGCATTGTCGTCTATGGCGCCGTGCGTCAGGTTGATTATCTCGCAGAGCTTGATATTGGTATTCAAGCGATGGCTGCCATTCCTGCCGGCTCCAATAGTGAAGGGGCGGGAGAAAGCGATATTAGGGTGAATTTCGGTGGGGTTACCTTCTTCTCCGGTGATTATCTCTACGCAGACAATACCGGCATCGTGTTATCCGATGTCCCTCTGGAGATTGACGAAGAACCTGATGTAGACAGCGACGATGATCAAATGTAA
- the zapB gene encoding cell division protein ZapB, with translation MSFEVFEKLESKVQQAIDTITLLQMEIEELKEKNAVLSQDVQNMTDSRESLVRENEQLKQEQSAWQERLRTLLGKMEDVQ, from the coding sequence ATGTCATTTGAAGTTTTTGAAAAACTAGAATCTAAAGTTCAGCAGGCGATTGATACCATCACTTTGCTGCAAATGGAAATTGAAGAATTAAAAGAAAAGAATGCAGTCTTATCTCAGGACGTCCAGAATATGACCGACAGCCGTGAATCTCTGGTACGTGAAAATGAGCAGCTCAAACAAGAACAATCAGCATGGCAAGAGCGCTTACGCACCTTGTTGGGTAAGATGGAAGATGTACAATAA
- the hslU gene encoding HslU--HslV peptidase ATPase subunit, with product MSEMTPREIVSELNNHIIGQDKAKRAVAIALRNRWRRMQLDESLRHEVTPKNILMIGPTGVGKTEIARRLAKLANAPFIKVEATKFTEVGYVGKEVDSIIRDLTDAAVKMVRLQSIEKNRYRAEELAEERILDVLLPPAKNNWGQTESQSEPSSTRQAFRKKLREGQLDDKEIEIEVSAAPVGVEIMAPPGMEDMTNQLQSMFQNLAGQRQKSRKMKIKDAFKLLIEEEAAKLVNPEELKQQAIDAVEQHGIVFIDEIDKICKRGQTSGPDVSREGVQRDLLPLVEGCTVSTKHGMVKTDHILFIASGAFQVASPSDLIPELQGRLPIRVELQALTTEDFERILTEPNASLTEQYKALMATEGMNIEFTTDGIRKIAEAAWQVNETTENIGARRLHTVLERMMEDISFDASERQGQFVEINADYVKEHLDELVADEDLSRFIL from the coding sequence ATGTCTGAAATGACTCCTCGCGAAATTGTCAGCGAACTCAACAATCACATTATTGGTCAGGACAAAGCAAAACGTGCGGTTGCTATTGCCCTGCGTAACCGCTGGCGTCGCATGCAGTTAGATGAATCACTGCGCCATGAAGTCACGCCTAAAAATATTCTGATGATCGGTCCAACCGGTGTCGGTAAAACCGAGATTGCCCGCCGTCTGGCAAAACTGGCCAACGCGCCTTTTATCAAGGTTGAAGCGACGAAATTCACCGAAGTGGGCTATGTCGGTAAAGAAGTCGATTCCATTATCCGTGATCTCACTGATGCCGCCGTCAAAATGGTGCGTCTGCAATCCATTGAGAAAAATCGTTATCGTGCAGAAGAATTGGCCGAAGAGCGTATTCTGGATGTCCTGCTGCCACCGGCAAAAAATAATTGGGGACAGACAGAATCCCAATCTGAGCCATCTTCAACCCGTCAGGCATTCCGCAAGAAATTACGTGAAGGCCAGTTAGACGATAAAGAAATTGAAATCGAAGTTTCAGCCGCGCCGGTTGGTGTTGAAATCATGGCACCGCCGGGCATGGAAGATATGACGAATCAGTTGCAATCCATGTTCCAAAACCTGGCAGGTCAGCGTCAAAAAAGTCGCAAGATGAAAATCAAAGACGCATTCAAGCTGCTGATCGAAGAAGAAGCCGCAAAACTGGTCAATCCTGAAGAACTGAAACAACAGGCGATTGATGCCGTTGAACAACATGGCATCGTTTTCATTGATGAGATCGATAAAATTTGTAAACGCGGCCAAACTTCCGGCCCGGATGTTTCCCGTGAAGGGGTTCAGCGCGATCTGCTGCCGCTGGTTGAAGGCTGTACCGTTTCCACCAAACACGGCATGGTCAAAACGGATCACATCCTGTTTATCGCTTCCGGCGCCTTCCAGGTTGCCAGCCCTTCCGATCTGATCCCAGAACTTCAAGGCCGCTTGCCAATCCGCGTTGAATTGCAGGCCCTGACCACGGAAGATTTTGAACGTATCCTGACCGAGCCTAATGCTTCACTGACTGAACAGTACAAAGCCCTGATGGCAACGGAAGGCATGAATATCGAATTCACGACTGATGGTATCCGTAAAATTGCCGAAGCTGCATGGCAAGTGAATGAAACCACTGAGAACATTGGTGCCCGTCGTCTGCACACCGTGCTTGAGCGCATGATGGAAGATATCTCTTTCGATGCCAGTGAACGTCAAGGTCAATTCGTTGAAATCAATGCGGATTACGTCAAAGAGCACTTGGACGAACTGGTTGCCGATGAAGATTTGAGCCGATTTATTTTATAA
- the metB gene encoding cystathionine gamma-synthase, with product MGCKQATIAVHSGSNIDEQYGCVVPPIYLSSTYNFTGFNEPRAHDYSRRGNPSRDIVQQVLAELEGGAGAVMTSSGMSAIHLLCTVFLQPGDVLVAPHDCYGGSYRLFDSLSKRGAYKVIFVDQSDEQALKQALAQKPKLVLIETPSNPLLRIVDIQHICALAHEAGALAVVDNTFLSPVLQKPLALGADLVVHSCTKYLNGHSDLIAGAIIAKESSIAEDLVWWANNIGVTAAAFDSYLLLRGIRTLSARVLLQQNNAMAIADYLQQQSQVKKLFYPALKDHPGHDIAVKQQQGFGAMLSFELDGDEQTLRRFLSALKLFTLAESLGGVESLISHTATMTHAGMSAEARAQAGITDLLLRVSVGIEDSQDLIADLDHAFQAAATR from the coding sequence ATGGGATGTAAGCAAGCGACGATTGCGGTTCACAGTGGTTCAAATATTGACGAACAATATGGTTGTGTGGTTCCACCTATCTATCTTTCCAGTACCTATAACTTTACCGGTTTTAATGAACCGAGGGCACATGATTACTCCCGCCGTGGCAACCCCAGCCGGGATATTGTCCAACAGGTTTTGGCCGAGCTGGAAGGCGGCGCGGGCGCTGTCATGACCAGTAGTGGTATGTCAGCGATTCACCTGCTCTGTACGGTCTTCCTGCAACCGGGGGATGTCTTGGTGGCGCCTCATGATTGTTACGGTGGCAGTTACCGTCTTTTTGACAGCCTGAGCAAGCGTGGTGCATACAAGGTGATTTTTGTTGATCAGTCAGATGAACAGGCGTTGAAACAGGCATTAGCCCAAAAACCCAAATTGGTGCTGATTGAAACACCGAGTAATCCTTTGTTGCGGATCGTGGATATTCAACATATTTGTGCATTGGCTCATGAAGCCGGGGCATTGGCCGTCGTCGATAACACTTTCTTAAGCCCGGTATTGCAAAAACCCTTGGCGTTGGGGGCGGATTTAGTGGTTCATTCTTGTACCAAATATTTGAATGGGCACTCTGATCTGATTGCCGGCGCCATTATCGCCAAAGAGTCGTCCATTGCGGAAGATTTAGTGTGGTGGGCGAATAATATTGGCGTCACGGCAGCGGCCTTTGACAGCTATTTGCTACTGCGTGGCATTCGGACATTATCGGCCCGCGTGCTGCTCCAACAAAATAATGCAATGGCCATTGCGGATTACCTGCAACAGCAGTCCCAAGTGAAAAAACTCTTCTACCCTGCGTTGAAGGATCATCCGGGGCATGACATTGCGGTTAAACAGCAGCAAGGTTTTGGGGCGATGCTCAGTTTCGAACTGGATGGCGATGAACAGACCCTGCGTCGTTTTTTATCTGCGTTAAAATTATTTACTTTGGCTGAATCCCTGGGGGGGGTGGAGTCGTTGATTTCTCATACCGCAACCATGACACACGCGGGAATGTCAGCCGAAGCACGGGCTCAGGCAGGGATTACGGATTTGCTTCTTCGTGTCTCTGTAGGAATTGAGGATAGTCAGGATTTAATTGCTGATCTGGACCATGCGTTTCAGGCAGCGGCAACGAGGTAA
- the metJ gene encoding met regulon transcriptional regulator MetJ — MAEWNGEYVSPYAEHGKKSEQVKKITVSIPLKVLKILTDERTRRQVNNLRHATNSELLCEAFLHAFTGQPLPNDDDLRKERHDEIPEAAKIMMRELGIDPDTWEY; from the coding sequence ATGGCTGAGTGGAATGGTGAGTATGTCAGCCCTTATGCTGAACATGGCAAAAAAAGTGAACAGGTCAAAAAGATTACAGTTTCAATCCCGCTGAAGGTATTGAAAATTCTGACTGATGAACGCACCCGCCGTCAGGTGAACAATCTGCGTCATGCAACAAACAGTGAATTGTTGTGTGAGGCTTTTCTCCATGCATTCACTGGACAGCCTTTGCCTAATGATGACGATTTACGCAAAGAACGCCATGACGAAATCCCAGAGGCAGCGAAAATCATGATGCGTGAGCTGGGTATCGATCCTGATACATGGGAATATTGA
- a CDS encoding MIP/aquaporin family protein produces the protein MSQTTTPTLSGQCISEFLGTALLVFFGLGCVAAARIAGAQLGLWEISIIWGLGVALAVYLTAGVSGAHLNPAVTLALCLFANFDRKKVLPYIVAQMFGGFVAALIIYMMYYNLFLDYEQVHNIVRGSQESLFTAGVFSTYPAAQISVLHAFIVEVIIAAVLLCLILSLTDDGNGLPRGPLAPLLIGILIAVIGGSFGPLTGFALNPARDFGPKLVAYLAGWGEIALTGGRDIPYCLVPLVAPIVGAILGAFGYRKLITRHLPRHN, from the coding sequence ATGAGCCAGACCACAACTCCCACACTATCAGGTCAATGCATTTCCGAATTTCTAGGAACTGCATTGCTCGTTTTTTTTGGCTTAGGCTGCGTTGCTGCTGCCCGGATCGCAGGAGCACAACTGGGCTTATGGGAAATCAGCATTATTTGGGGCTTGGGTGTCGCCTTAGCAGTTTATCTCACTGCCGGCGTTTCAGGCGCGCATCTTAACCCTGCTGTTACCCTTGCTTTATGCCTGTTTGCCAACTTCGACAGAAAAAAAGTGTTGCCTTACATCGTTGCCCAAATGTTCGGTGGCTTTGTCGCAGCACTCATCATCTACATGATGTATTACAACCTTTTCCTGGATTATGAGCAAGTTCACAACATCGTTCGCGGCTCGCAGGAAAGTCTCTTTACCGCCGGCGTTTTCTCTACTTACCCTGCCGCCCAGATCTCCGTACTCCATGCGTTTATCGTTGAAGTGATCATCGCGGCCGTTTTGCTGTGCCTGATCCTGTCGCTGACAGATGATGGTAATGGCCTGCCACGGGGGCCTTTGGCACCGCTGTTAATCGGCATTCTCATTGCAGTGATCGGGGGTTCATTTGGCCCTCTGACTGGATTCGCCCTGAACCCAGCCCGTGACTTCGGCCCCAAATTAGTGGCTTATTTGGCTGGCTGGGGAGAGATTGCCCTAACCGGAGGCCGGGATATTCCTTATTGCCTTGTTCCATTGGTAGCGCCTATTGTTGGCGCGATTTTAGGTGCTTTTGGCTACCGCAAACTGATTACTCGCCATTTACCGCGCCATAATTGA
- the hslV gene encoding ATP-dependent protease subunit HslV produces MTTIVSVRRNGKVVIGGDGQATMGHTVMKGNVRKVRRLYNDKVIAGFAGGTADAFTLFELFERKLEMHQGHLTKAAVELAKDWRTDRMLRKLEALLAVADENASLIITGNGDVIQPENDLIAIGSGGSYAQAAARAMLETTELSAREIAERALTIAGDICIYTNHNHNFEELPSKA; encoded by the coding sequence GTGACTACAATCGTAAGTGTTCGCCGTAATGGCAAAGTCGTCATCGGTGGTGATGGACAAGCAACAATGGGCCATACCGTTATGAAAGGCAATGTCCGCAAAGTCCGCCGCCTTTACAATGACAAAGTCATCGCGGGTTTTGCCGGCGGTACTGCTGATGCGTTCACGCTGTTCGAGCTGTTTGAACGAAAACTCGAAATGCATCAAGGGCACCTGACCAAAGCTGCCGTTGAACTCGCCAAAGACTGGCGAACGGATCGCATGCTGCGCAAGCTGGAAGCCCTGCTTGCTGTCGCCGATGAAAATGCTTCTCTGATCATTACCGGTAACGGTGATGTGATTCAGCCAGAGAATGACCTGATCGCCATTGGTTCCGGCGGGTCATACGCACAGGCGGCTGCCCGCGCCATGCTGGAAACCACCGAACTCAGCGCCAGAGAAATCGCAGAGCGCGCTCTGACTATCGCCGGCGATATCTGCATCTACACCAACCATAATCACAACTTTGAAGAACTGCCTTCGAAAGCGTAA
- the ftsN gene encoding cell division protein FtsN, which yields MAQRDYVSRGRNNPRRKNTGKKKNQVQGLPKTTLAVAVALVVTFIGGLYFIVHNKQEERVQNAPQSHHQTKGHGLPPKPEERWSYIKELENRPVNQSSLQEPDAPLNKPFNQAPQLTPEQKQLLEQMQADMRQPPISLKEVPYNSESVPRSRVLIHPPDQSDYAQQQYTQRPTEPSLPEQKPKPEANETKLILQCGSFRTMEQAESVRASLAFAGIESQITTKDSWHRVVLGPYKNKASAEKMRERVATAGVPGCILRPAGG from the coding sequence GTGGCACAACGAGATTATGTGAGTCGCGGGCGTAACAATCCCCGTCGGAAAAATACGGGTAAGAAAAAAAATCAGGTTCAAGGATTACCCAAAACTACATTAGCCGTTGCCGTGGCCTTGGTGGTCACGTTTATTGGTGGGCTTTATTTCATCGTACACAATAAGCAGGAAGAACGTGTACAAAATGCCCCACAGTCCCACCATCAAACCAAGGGGCATGGCCTGCCACCAAAACCAGAAGAGCGTTGGAGTTACATCAAAGAATTGGAAAATCGCCCGGTTAATCAATCTTCCCTACAGGAACCGGATGCACCATTGAATAAACCGTTCAATCAAGCGCCTCAATTAACGCCAGAACAGAAACAGCTACTCGAACAAATGCAGGCAGATATGCGCCAGCCGCCTATTTCATTGAAAGAGGTGCCTTATAATAGTGAATCCGTTCCACGTTCGCGGGTATTGATCCATCCTCCAGATCAATCTGATTATGCACAGCAACAATATACCCAACGGCCAACCGAACCGTCTTTGCCAGAACAAAAGCCAAAACCTGAAGCCAATGAGACAAAATTGATACTACAATGCGGCTCTTTCCGAACCATGGAACAGGCGGAATCTGTCCGTGCCAGCCTTGCTTTCGCAGGCATTGAGAGCCAGATTACCACGAAAGACAGTTGGCACCGTGTTGTGCTTGGTCCTTATAAAAACAAAGCCAGTGCTGAAAAGATGCGCGAACGCGTTGCCACCGCGGGTGTCCCCGGTTGTATTCTCCGCCCTGCCGGGGGTTGA
- the rpmE gene encoding 50S ribosomal protein L31, with the protein MKEGIHPKYEEITASCSCGNVIKINSTAGHNLNLDVCGECHPFYTGKQRDVATGGRVDRFNKRFSVPGTKK; encoded by the coding sequence ATGAAAGAAGGTATCCATCCTAAATACGAAGAAATTACTGCATCTTGTTCTTGCGGTAACGTCATCAAAATCAATTCTACTGCTGGCCACAACCTGAATCTGGACGTTTGTGGTGAATGCCACCCGTTCTACACTGGTAAGCAGCGTGATGTTGCGACCGGTGGTCGTGTTGATCGCTTTAACAAACGTTTCAGCGTTCCAGGCACTAAAAAGTAA
- a CDS encoding 1,4-dihydroxy-2-naphthoate polyprenyltransferase, whose amino-acid sequence MSSTTSISPIQAWLESLRPKTLPLAVAAVITGSALASWAGHFKWPVALLALLTAAILQILSNLANDYGDVVKGSDTEERLGPLRGMQKGLISAKQMKNALKITVLLACLSGISLIAVACNSPSDIVGFLALGLLAIVAAITYTVGTRPYGYLGLGDISVLIFFGYLSVLGTYYLQVGDFSINTLLPATASGLLSVAVLNINNLRDIDSDRQNGKNTLAVRLGGKKARCYHAVLLVTAMLCLVSFTLLYRNGGLSWLFLLAFPLLLKHIAQVLRDPTPEGMRPKLVQMVKAALLTNILFSIGLVFN is encoded by the coding sequence ATGAGCTCAACAACGTCTATCAGCCCGATACAGGCATGGCTGGAAAGTTTACGCCCCAAAACGCTGCCACTGGCCGTTGCTGCCGTCATAACGGGTTCGGCCCTTGCATCATGGGCAGGGCATTTCAAATGGCCTGTCGCGTTACTGGCGTTATTAACCGCCGCCATACTGCAAATTCTGTCCAATCTTGCCAATGATTACGGTGATGTGGTCAAAGGCAGTGATACCGAAGAACGCCTTGGCCCGCTGCGGGGCATGCAAAAAGGTCTGATTAGCGCCAAACAGATGAAAAATGCCTTGAAGATCACCGTGCTGCTCGCTTGTTTATCCGGCATTTCCCTTATTGCTGTCGCCTGCAATAGCCCAAGCGACATAGTGGGTTTCCTGGCTCTGGGGCTACTGGCGATTGTCGCGGCGATCACTTATACGGTGGGAACTCGTCCTTATGGCTATCTGGGATTGGGGGATATTTCCGTGCTGATTTTCTTTGGCTACTTAAGTGTACTGGGGACTTACTATCTGCAAGTCGGTGATTTTTCCATCAACACGCTTTTGCCCGCAACCGCCAGTGGCTTACTCTCCGTCGCAGTTTTGAACATCAATAACTTACGCGATATCGACAGTGACCGCCAAAATGGTAAAAATACGCTGGCTGTCCGGTTGGGAGGAAAAAAGGCGCGCTGTTACCATGCCGTCCTTCTGGTCACTGCCATGCTCTGTCTGGTGAGCTTCACGCTCCTGTACCGGAATGGTGGGTTGAGCTGGTTGTTCTTGCTCGCTTTTCCCCTGTTGTTGAAACATATCGCGCAAGTGCTGCGTGATCCCACACCGGAAGGGATGCGTCCCAAACTGGTACAAATGGTCAAAGCGGCCTTATTGACCAATATTCTGTTTTCCATTGGATTGGTATTTAATTAA